The proteins below come from a single Cannabis sativa cultivar Pink pepper isolate KNU-18-1 chromosome 3, ASM2916894v1, whole genome shotgun sequence genomic window:
- the LOC133035869 gene encoding uncharacterized protein LOC133035869, with translation MKEVLEIPETSKVQRSLSFNGETEKKDDVGVEEKDGEGTKDDVVVEEKDGEGTKDQLEEDVDDVESVPSLNLSEEKVVVPTKVVVSDDSFERKLKRAVKDDFDDAAFERFKESGGKVIGPFTVKKGYSNQQYELFRYIFSSANDPSEVLAHFGKVEVERMYFKCMKPETDISHSLIDCFAQIMNFREKKRNGIGSKRTWFMPTRISV, from the exons ATGAAAGAAGTGTTGGAGATACCTGAGACGAGCAAAGTTCAGCGCTCGCTTTCGTTCAACGGGGAGACCGAGAAGAAGGATGACGTGGGTGTCGAGGAAAAGGATGGTGAAGGGACGAAGGATGACGTGGTTGTCGAGGAAAAGGATGGTGAAGGGACGAAGGATCAATTGGAAGAGGATGTTGATGATGTAGAGAGTGTCCCTTCACTTAATCTATCAGAAGAGAAGGTCGTTGTTCCAACTAAGGTGGTTGTTTCTGATGATTCGTTTGAG AGGAAGTTGAAGCGGGCGGTGAaggatgattttgatgatgCTGCGTTCGAAAGATTCAAAGAATCTGGAGGGAAGGTGATTGGTCCGTTCACTGTGAAGAAGGGTTACTCAAATCAACAGTACGAGTTGTTCCGTTACATTTTCTCTAGCGCCAATGATCCGAG TGAAGTGTTAGCCCATTTTGGGAAGGTTGAGGTCGAGCGGATGTATTTCAAATGCATGAAACCGGAGACCGATATATCACACAGT CTCATTGATTGCTTTGCTCAAATCATGAATTTTCGAGAGAAGAAGCGCAACGGCATTGGAAGTAAGAGAACTTGGTTTATGCCCACCAGAATTTCGGTatga